The nucleotide window TCGTCGCAGTCGACATCGCTCTCGTCAAGACTTATGCGGGCCAGGGATCCGTGGCATAGCCCGGCCAGTGCAACCGCCTTCCGCCTGTGCTCCCCCGGGACGTCCCTATTAACCTTGCAATAGATGATGAGGAATAGGCTGGCTAGCACCAGGTCCTCCATAGTTTGTCTTTTTGAATCCGAAACACTGCGTTAGCTCGTCTTTCAACAAAGGCCGGTGGGTTTGAGTTCTCTTGGCGTACCTCTCTAGCTTTGTGCCGGATGAAGACGTGGAAAAGAAGCAAgggatggcgtcgatgagctGCTGGGCCGATTCCAGGCACGCCCGAATGCAGCACCCGCGTCCAAGGGCATCGTGATCATGCTCGAGCACGGGCTCAGAGTCAAGCCCGGCAGTGGCCGCGATCCACGGGCAATGCGTCAGGAAAACGGCGCGGTGGTACATGCAGAAGGCCAGGCGTGCCGTGCTGGTGGGCAGACCGCCGTTGTTCCCTGGCGTTATCCGCAACTTCAGGCCGGGGAAGAGCTCGACCCAGTGCCGAAGCTGGTCCTGGGACTCCCAATGGCTTTGCCTTCTGCCACCGCCAGGGATCACCATCTCGGAAGAGTAGGTGTAAGACGCCCGGGGACTGAACTGCCTTCTCAAGCAGCGGTGCATCACAGCCGCCAGGGAGCGTATACCCAGCAGGTCCTGTTCGGACTCTTGGTCAGATGGGCTCGAGCCGTCCATCCAGTCGCAATCGAGCATCTGAGAGAACGTCAGCATCATGGTCCAACCGTTGGCTTTTTTGGGAAGGTCTCCCTCCTCTGAAAGTTTCTTGATGTGAAAAACATGGTCTTCCTTCTAATCAGCGGACCTTGGAGGTCGGCGAGTCAAGAAGTAGATAACTGGCTTACCGGAGGCGCTCCTCGATCAAGAGCGTGAGACACGTCTAGAACGTACGAATATGCCGAGCTGAGTGCAGactcctcatcatcggcattCATCTGTACCAAGTCCAGTTCCCGAACGTGCATGACGGCGATTGCCACATTCTCGGTGACTAGAGATGGTAAATCGCACTCGCTGGCAATGGAGGCCTGAAGGTCATAAGGACTTGTCAGCAAAGGGGGGAGAGCAGCGTATAGGAAATGGAAGCAAAAAGGGGTTCAGTAGAGTCGACTTACCATGAGCAAGGACATCTAGGATTGAGCAATATGGGTCAAATTGTCAGCTCATGGTCTCATTGAATCACTACCTCGTCAAATTTTCCATACAATCTCTGCATTTTCtgtgtctctgtctctctttctctttcctaCGTAATCAAGCGTGGGAAACCAACCTGGAGTTTCAACAACTGACTGGGCAAACCTCGAACACACCCGCGGAAAGCAAGGGCGCCACGTAGCCGCCACGATGCCTGGGCGCCATCCAAGTGTCCGCTGTCGCCGTTGCGTGAGCAAGAAtgttgcttctgcttctggtTCTGCTTCTGGGCACCGGAaccggcgacgaagacgtctccgtgctgccgccggcaaAGATGGTGGTAGTatgcgccgagggcgaggacggcgctTGCGAACCCGCGGACGAGGTGGCTCGCGTCCGGGAGACGGGCCTCCCTGACCcgggcctcgatggcggtCTTGGGGATGAAGCTGGGAATGTATACCGTCAACACGCGTGTCAAGTAGGAAGGCTGCCACGTCACGACGACGGAAGAAACCAGACTTACCTGTAAAAGTAGTCGCTGAAGGCTGTGATGTGTCGCGTGTAAGCGTCTCGACCCAGCATCAAACAATATCAAAAATGGCCATGGTTCATGCGGACATTCgcctttctttcttttccctttcttgtTTTATGAGCACATACCCACTTACCTGCAATGTACGCTTGGAGAGCCGCATCACTCTCAAGCGTCCACCAAGAGCCATCATAAGGATATGACTCGCCAGCCGGCACTAGGTCCGCGGTCCCGCTGGTGTTTGACGTCTTATCTCCAGGGGCGGCCAGAGCACGAGCGATCACGTGCTGGTTTTTGTCGAGCGAGCGGCAGACAGCGTCGCGCAGTCCGTAGAATGACTGCGAAGCTGCGTTTATTCCAGTCCGGCCCGGAagagacgacgtcggcggtgcACTGACGCGCTCGGCGGGCTCAGGTTTTGTGTcgcgggcgaggacgacgtcgtcgaccggcTGTTGCTTTTCCGTCGGAGAAGCCACCTGGGGGGCCGCCTTGCAACTGGTTGACGTTGCCaagccgtcgaggccggtcATGTCGGACGATTCGAGGAACTGAGAAGGGCTCCCGACTTCGGAGGTTGTCCAGCCCAAGTCGACGGCCCATTCCATGTCGTCACCCGACGAACCGGCAGAGTTgagggcggaggaggcggccctCGAGATCGGCTGAGAGGTGCTCCATGGACTGGCCTGTTTCTCCTCGATGGTGGCATCAAAATGGGAGCCGCAAGAGTCCGGGGCATGAGCAGCGTTGGCTTCGTCGACTGAGAAGGGTAACGGGAACCGGCAGTCGGGCCCATCCTGCAGCTCTCCAGGATAGTAGCCTTGGTCCAGGCCATGGTCGCAGCCGTCTTGTTGTGGTATCTCGGACCTGAGGCCGGGAATGCCTGCGTTGATGGAGCGAGGAAGAGACAGAAGCTGAGGGTGTGTCGTGAGGACATTACGGTAGTCGGGACCAGCTCCGAGCGGGGGCCCGTATCTGAGGTCGACGTAGCCGTCGCCGGCAGCGTACATGGGAAAGTTGGTCAGCAGCGACGCGGGtcttcgacgtcggcgtGGGGCGTGATCCGGATAGAAACACTGCTGCCCTGTCCGCTGGGGGTCGGGGTATATCGTGTTGGCTCTTGGTCTCAACGAAAACAGCAGAAACGAATGGCTCACCAGGCAGGTCAGACACGGTTGTCCCTTGTCGCCTGGATTGCGGAACGATGCGTCCTGTTCTCAGCCTTTGACTCAAACACATATCAAGAGGTAGGGACAGACAGACATCGTGTCTTCTTGTCGCGGCACAGCTGACAGGCGCCACGACGACGTTTTTGTTCAATCATCATGGTGTTTTGGGAAAATTGCCGCTGTGTTCGAAATTCTCTCTCCAAAAGGAAAGGGACTAACTAGTAGAGCGTGCCAGTCGGGGTCCTCTAATCAAACGATGCCCCAAGACTGGCCGATACTTGCTTTGGACGAGGTGCTTTCGTTGCTTGACACACCTGGGGAGGCAAGCGGCGGTATCCAAGGTTGCGTTGCAGTA belongs to Colletotrichum higginsianum IMI 349063 chromosome 5, whole genome shotgun sequence and includes:
- a CDS encoding Integral membrane protein duf6 — its product is MYAAGDGYVDLRYGPPLGAGPDYRNVLTTHPQLLSLPRSINAGIPGLRSEIPQQDGCDHGLDQGYYPGELQDGPDCRFPLPFSVDEANAAHAPDSCGSHFDATIEEKQASPWSTSQPISRAASSALNSAGSSGDDMEWAVDLGWTTSEVGSPSQFLESSDMTGLDGLATSTSCKAAPQVASPTEKQQPVDDVVLARDTKPEPAERVSAPPTSSLPGRTGINAASQSFYGLRDAVCRSLDKNQHVIARALAAPGDKTSNTSGTADLVPAGESYPYDGSWWTLESDAALQAYIAAFSDYFYSFIPKTAIEARVREARLPDASHLVRGFASAVLALGAYYHHLCRRQHGDVFVAGSGAQKQNQKQKQHSCSRNGDSGHLDGAQASWRLRGALAFRGPYDLQASIASECDLPSLVTENVAIAVMHVRELDLVQMNADDEESALSSAYSYVLDVSHALDRGAPPMLDCDWMDGSSPSDQESEQDLLGIRSLAAVMHRCLRRQFSPRASYTYSSEMVIPGGGRRQSHWESQDQLRHWVELFPGLKLRITPGNNGGLPTSTARLAFCMYHRAVFLTHCPWIAATAGLDSEPVLEHDHDALGRGCCIRACLESAQQLIDAIPCFFSTSSSGTKLERQTMEDLVLASLFLIIYCKVNRDVPGEHRRKAVALAGLCHGSLARISLDESDVDCDDDSDGQVNSDGHHLILERIGVLVSIADRCNPT